ttcttctttcctttactttctcattacttttttatttcacgtttctttctttcccatcttacttctctttcatttttcctttctttcctatcaTTTCTTCCCCTCaccatttttctcatctcttcctacccttttctttttccttatctctaattttcctttttctctctttttctttcttctctctcttctttcttcattatttctcttattttccctttccttttgttctccctccttttctttatccttcttttactttccccttcccttttcttcttgctCTTCCCTTTGTgatctcttaattttctttttcctttcctccttctatttctcttatttttttctatccttattcttgtctcttctttatcctatctatttttttcccttctcattttattccttttatctttacactttcttctacctcttctctactctttgtccctccctctctTAATGTAATGGTATCTCTGTTAATCTTTTTCCCCACCTGAAACTGAGATGTCACCTAAGTTGCCTTAATCTCAAAATATGTGTGAGAAATGTGGGAACCTTTGGGAAGACCATCAGAGTGTGGGGTAGGGGAATGACCCCACCCAGCCTCAGTTCCCTTTAATTCATTGGAGCTTCTATGTTCCAAATCTGTAATTAACCTCTCCTAGTTTTATTACTATGAAAGAGTTAAATCATTGTTTTGCTTCATTTGGAAAAGATGGAGCTTGTGGAGATAATTAGAAGAGGGATACAGATTATGGAAGGTCTAAGAGACCTGGTCAAGGGACAATGAGATCTCAACTTAAAGTTGTATTGGAATTGAATGGGGAGGTGCCATTGTTCATCAAGAGATAGGGAAGGCAGCATATACTaaactgcctggcacatagtaagtatgttttatctttaaaaatggaGAACTAGGGAAGGGACAAGACTTTCTGACAAAAGAGGGATGTGGGTGAGGGAAAATTGAGACCTCTGAGAGACAAAAGGCTGTCTGGAAAGGATTGGGGGAAGGTGTCATAGGGGCTTTAGAAGATGCTAGGATCTCCTCCAGTGATTAGAGGCCCCACCCAAGCCCCACCTGAGGCCCCCTGGCGTGGTGAGGTGAGGCATGACTCTGTCTTTTTTTATTGCCCCATAAAGCCCAGCACCAGGGAGATATAAGCCAGCTGCTTTGGTATGagggggtgagagggaggaagagagagagactagaGGAAAACTAACATCATGAATTCTGAAATCCTCTGGATCCTACTATGTACCCTATTGGGGAAGACCCTGGGTGAGGGGAGAGACCCAACTGTCTGGCTTTCCCAGCCCCCTACTCTATCTCTTCCTATCTCCCCATCCCTCCTGTTTTCCCAGGGACCCAGGTATATGGTCTTCCAGCtcatcttttttctgtctttggatCAGGTAATCGAATGCGATGTTATGACTGTAATCCAAATGGTCCCTGCTCTGAAATTGTAAGGACATGTGGGGAGGGCGAGCGCTGTGGATTCCTGGAGCAGAGACTCAACCAAGAGGAGCAGGTCAAGTTCCCAGGGAACCGTGAGTCtggcattctatttcctcttcccaCTCCTCTGGAGAAGGAACCCAATTCCTGATCATTCATCTTCCCTTGAAGATCTAAGCATACATATGCTCCTTCTCCAAGccctcattcccttttccttcccttcaaaaAGGAAAGGATGTGATACATTTATTTAAACTTCTGTTAGAATTCAATTCTTCCCAAGAGAtaagggtgaggggagggagggagtaaagaGGGGGAATGTTCAAATTTTAATAGAAGCAAATCCTTAAGCTAAATGATTTAATAGTTTAATGTGGGATTTTTAGGCATAAGATAGCAAGTAAGGCAAACATTTGGGGGTGAGATATAATGGGACTTTCATGCTACCCTTAAAATTATCCCAAGTATTATTCCACCAATTATTCCACCTGTAACCacttgttaaaaaagaaaaatagtctggAACCAGGTTTTCTTACTATCTTCTTTCTTCCCAAAGTAAAACTCTCAACTTCAGACGGTACTTGTTCTCTCCTACAGCCACAATCAACCTGATCCATCACCACCCTACCTGTGTGGCTGCCCATCGCTGTGAGCAGGAGGAAACAGAGTTGGTGGGTGGTGTGTTCTATATCACTCACACTAGCTGTTGCCATGGTGACCTCTGCAATGGTGCTGCAACTACTATGGTTCCTAGCATTACCTTGGCTACTCTGGTGGTCATCACACTGGCTTGGATCCTTCCAGGACTATGGGGAGGGTAAAGACATTTCTGTATGGGCACAGAGAGTGAGTAGGGCTCTGATACCCTCCTCCAATGCCTATTAAACTCTACTGACTGATTTACAGCTGAGCAGAAAATTCACATGGTGtgatggaggtggggggaggaatgtaagggagaaaaatggaaataggGCTTGGGAGCCTCAGGAATTGATCAGATCTCAACAGTCAGAGATCCTAATTGATGATGAGAGTAGCTGGAGTGCCTGCTAGGTGCTGTTGTTGGGGAAAATCTTCCAAAACAATCAGATTCTCTGAAACAAGGTATGTGGGTGGTGGGACAGACTCTTGAGCACTCAGTGAGGGTGACCAGGCCTCCCTAGAgctatctctctgtgtgtcttcctacctccccccaccccccatacaCACCTTAACAAATAAGATAGAGTTGTTTGGAACTGAGGAGACAGGAGACAGAGGGGGGCAtctatttagaaatatttatttcccaGACCTGAGACATTCCCCTATATAACTGAGCCAAAATCTCAAAGGTAAAGAAAACCATAGTAGTACTGGGGAAAGCTACTGGAATCCTAAGGGATAGTGGGGAATTGTCCCTACTTCATTCCGATCCTTCTCACCCAGCTGAAGTCTCAAGCCTACCTGTAGCTCTGGGTGGAAGTTCTCCAGGGGTGTGGTCCCTATATAGTGTGTACAACATGTTCCCCCAAACATTAGGTCCTCTGTGCCAATTCTCCAGGCAAAAGTAGGAACAAATAGTCCAGAAAAACTGGTTGGTCCAgctcctcctttccccaccttAAACAGAGAAATTCCCTGAGGGAGCTTCAGGGATAAACAACTTGGGTGCCTCAAGGGATCATGAGTCCTAGGTATGAGGATGGGGGCGGGGGAATACCAGAGCTTAAGGGAGGGAACACCTGAATCTGTGGACAAGAAAGCACAGAATTCTTTGGAAAACAGACATTTATTCCAAAGGGGATAGGCACGAGTGAAATTAAAGGAGTGGGATCTCTTACCAGGGTTCAGGGAATCAGACCCTACAGAGAAGGACCATCACATCCCACCTGGAATCTATATTTTGGACTGTATAAGAACTTCTACTTCAGGTTCAGACTTCAGTCTCCCTGCTGGAAAAACTTTAGTGGGGAAGAGACTTGGGTAGGTGAAGGGAGGCAGGGGATAACCAGGAAGGGAGGTGAAGGAATTGGAGAGGGGCAATTGTGGGAAATAGGGCAAGGAGATGCTAGCATAGTAGAAAAAAACAATGGACTGAATTCATTGATTCATGAGAATCCCTAAGATCCATTTACACCTCTAACATTCTACAGTTCCCTGACCACAGGAAATGATtggaagaaaactgagaatgGGAGGGAGCGGGGAGGAAAAAGTCCAGAGAAAGGTCATTAATGGAACTACATGTATCATAGCATTTAAAGATGGGAAGACCTTAGAAATTACCTAGTCCTGCCCTCTCacttttacagaggaaactgagaccctgagagtcAAAGGTCCAAGATCACACCAATGGTAAGTAGTAGAGAGCCAGGACTTCTAACTCCAAATGCAGTGCTATTTCTACAATAC
The DNA window shown above is from Notamacropus eugenii isolate mMacEug1 chromosome 2, mMacEug1.pri_v2, whole genome shotgun sequence and carries:
- the LY6G6D gene encoding lymphocyte antigen 6 complex locus protein G6d, with translation MNSEILWILLCTLLGKTLGNRMRCYDCNPNGPCSEIVRTCGEGERCGFLEQRLNQEEQVKFPGNPTINLIHHHPTCVAAHRCEQEETELVGGVFYITHTSCCHGDLCNGAATTMVPSITLATLVVITLAWILPGLWGG